From the genome of Zalophus californianus isolate mZalCal1 chromosome 6, mZalCal1.pri.v2, whole genome shotgun sequence, one region includes:
- the LOC113908658 gene encoding LOW QUALITY PROTEIN: olfactory receptor 5AU1 (The sequence of the model RefSeq protein was modified relative to this genomic sequence to represent the inferred CDS: inserted 1 base in 1 codon), whose amino-acid sequence MKEFYLQRTSAVRPIFRRLPLAKAEPNPVRASGCSPSFWVVPSFCTPGHWRNMEGANLSQEIEFELFGLTSDPQLQKLLFTMFLGMYTITVLGNLIMFLLIHMSATLHTPMYSLLKSLSLDFCYSSTVVPQTLVNFLAKKKVISYFGCMAQLFFYAGFTTSECXLIAAMAFDCSATICNPLLFPLTVSPEICVSLIVGSYGAGFLNSLIHTSCIFSPKFCVAHVVTHFFCDGPPILSLSCVDTSMCEILLFIFAGFNLLSCTLTILVSYLLILISFLRMNSVQCRFKAFSTCASHLTAVCLFYGTTLFIYLCPRSSYSLTQDRTVAVIYTVVIPMLNPLMYSLRNKDAKDDLRKVWGRKIME is encoded by the exons ATGAAAGAGTTCTACCTACAGAGGACCTCCGCAGTGAGACCAATCTTCAGACGGCTACCCTTGGCTAAAGCAGAACCAAATCCAGTGAGAGCCTCTGGGTGTTCCCCCTCATTTTGGGTGGTACCCTCGTTCTGCACACCAGGGCACTGGAGAAATATGGAAGGGGCAAATCTGAGCCAAGAGATTGAGTTTGAGCTCTTCGGCCTCACCAGTGACCCCCAGCTCCAGAAGCTGCTCTTCACCATGTTCCTGGGCATGTACACCATCACTGTGCTGGGGAACCTAATCATGTTCCTTCTGATCCACATGAGTGCCACTCTGCACACACCCATGTACTCCCTCCTGAAGAGCCTCTCCTTGGACTTCTGCTACTCCTCCACCGTTGTCCCGCAGACCCTGGTGAACTTCTTGGCCAAGAAGAAAGTGATCTCCTATTTTGGCTGCATGGCCCAGTTATTCTTCTATGCGGGTTTCACCACCAGTGAAT ATCTCATTGCCGCCATGGCCTTTGACTGCTCTGCCACCATTTGTAACCCCCTGCTCTTCCCACTCACTGTGTCTCCTGAGATCTGTGTCTCTTTGATTGTGGGCTCCTATGGTGCAGGATTTCTCAATTCCCTTATCCACACAAGCTGTATCTTTAGTCCGAAATTCTGTGTTGCTCATGTGGTCACTCACTTTTTCTGTGATGGACCACCTATCTTGTCTCTCTCTTGTGTGGACACCTCGATGTGTGAGATCCTGCTCTTCATTTTTGCTGGTTTCAACCTTTTGAGCTGCACCCTTACCATCTTGGTCTCCTACCTCTTAATCCTCATTTCCTTCCTGAGAATGAACTCAGTCCAGTGCAGGTTCAAGGCCTTTTCCACCTGTGCTTCCCACCTCACTGCTGTCTGCCTCTTCTATGGCACAACACTTTTTATATACCTGTGCCCCAGGTCCAGCTACTCATTGACCCAAGACCGCACAGTTGCTGTGATCTACACAGTGGTAATCCCAATGCTGAACCCCCTTATGTACTCCTTGAGAAACAAGGATGCGAAGGATGATTTAAGAAAGGTTTGGGGCAGGAAAATAATGGAATGA